A single window of Syntrophus aciditrophicus SB DNA harbors:
- a CDS encoding flagellin, whose protein sequence is MGLRIQNNIAALNAHRNLTISDSAMSKSLERLSSGYRINRAADDAAGLAISTQFRADIASYKAASRNASEANSLLQTAEGAMDQISNMLTRLKELATQASSANASSNLAKINQEGNALLDEIDRIASSTEYAGSKLLDGTFGIGISSGTLTSAKGLYTATGLKSATTYTVSAVADGSDLALSVSATIGGQSIEQTLYGISVPSAGETNSARFDALGLTLTFNSNLSTTSDGSIIATNGSESAFQVGAKNTNNDRINVSLGSVKAIDADGLDLSKDQLDSATEAQTFLATIDTAIAKLNTRRSSVGAAQNQLSYASAILATTIENATASESIIRDVDMASEMTTFTKNQILMQAGTSMLAQANMAPQQILSLFG, encoded by the coding sequence ATGGGTCTTAGAATTCAAAACAATATTGCAGCGTTAAATGCGCATAGAAACTTAACCATTTCAGATTCAGCGATGTCCAAATCCCTGGAGAGATTATCGTCCGGATACCGCATCAACAGAGCTGCCGATGATGCAGCGGGACTCGCCATTTCAACGCAGTTCCGGGCTGATATCGCCAGCTACAAGGCGGCGAGCCGTAATGCCTCTGAAGCAAATTCCCTGCTACAGACGGCGGAAGGGGCCATGGATCAGATATCCAACATGCTGACTCGCTTGAAGGAACTGGCGACCCAGGCAAGCTCGGCCAATGCCAGCTCCAACCTTGCGAAAATCAACCAGGAAGGCAATGCCCTCCTCGATGAAATCGACAGAATCGCCAGCAGTACGGAGTATGCCGGATCAAAGCTTCTCGATGGCACATTCGGCATAGGCATTTCTTCGGGAACATTAACATCAGCAAAGGGTCTCTATACGGCGACGGGTCTGAAATCCGCAACGACATACACCGTGAGTGCCGTTGCAGACGGATCTGATTTAGCGCTTTCAGTATCGGCGACGATTGGGGGACAATCCATAGAGCAAACCCTTTACGGAATCTCCGTCCCGAGCGCAGGAGAAACAAACAGTGCCCGTTTCGACGCCCTGGGCCTGACCCTCACCTTTAACAGCAACTTGTCGACTACATCTGACGGGAGCATTATAGCGACGAATGGATCAGAATCTGCGTTCCAGGTGGGTGCAAAAAACACAAATAACGACAGAATCAATGTTTCTCTCGGAAGTGTGAAGGCAATTGATGCGGACGGATTGGATCTGTCCAAGGATCAGCTCGATTCGGCCACGGAGGCCCAGACTTTTCTGGCAACAATTGACACTGCCATCGCAAAGCTCAATACTCGTCGAAGCAGCGTGGGGGCGGCGCAAAACCAGTTAAGCTACGCATCTGCCATTCTGGCCACGACCATAGAAAACGCCACGGCATCGGAATCCATCATACGCGATGTAGACATGGCATCAGAAATGACAACCTTTACCAAGAACCAGATTCTCATGCAGGCGGGCACCTCTATGCTTGCGCAGGCGAACATGGCGCCGCAACAGATTCTTTCGCTGTTCGGATAG
- a CDS encoding TPR domain-containing glycosyltransferase, translating into MNKINKTDEKERALPTICCCMIVKNEEIFLEKCLNSVKDFVDEIVIVDTGSTDNTVEIANKFTDKIFFHPWENSFSKARNQALSYVSCDWVFSIDADEELLDGCGSLLRQTVREAGGADAFFVNIISTYDKGRKKARHNLERLYKNNGIIHYEGIVHNRLVGASNPKPSKIELMHYGYDLEEKKANEKFLRTTNLLKKDIAENPDDPRPHHYLGTSYLSRGMHEEALKESILAIKLADQQNNQHPLYLWTHHNAAISSYLFGNLESAEFYSRKSIKKYPDHLDSHYTLTLVYGEKNQWDKVERHGNKFLKLADYFENNPDKTDVVIHTTLKNIPDMHLLLGHAAHRNQNFTKMDKHYQAALKISDFKWQVLWNIATFHIDHTGDIQRAEHYLKMAVAEAPNESSIWYAFAKLNHKTGNYTEEKNCLEKLYRLGRKDVVALNRLAELSLTAGDFSLALSASSVALEADSENYQAFCYLGIACKEESLFEKAVEAFMKSIEINDRFALSWFHLAETCLSMNRFDEARTFFNQVLSLSSSLSVETLICQCEIELRCNRIDSFLAVCSRLLNILKLDIQREIGCFEDIAIILTDIAYSVRENRKAVNRLTEMISLLSIDSQKLIENLLLIESEPDTEKIEFVSKMFQINPEQRPATRSS; encoded by the coding sequence TTGAATAAAATCAATAAAACGGATGAAAAAGAAAGAGCCCTGCCGACGATCTGTTGTTGCATGATCGTTAAGAATGAAGAAATTTTTTTAGAAAAGTGTCTGAACAGTGTTAAAGATTTCGTCGACGAGATTGTTATCGTAGACACCGGATCGACGGACAATACGGTTGAAATTGCAAATAAATTTACAGACAAGATCTTTTTCCATCCTTGGGAAAACAGCTTCAGCAAGGCGAGGAATCAAGCTTTATCCTATGTCTCGTGTGATTGGGTGTTCAGTATTGATGCTGACGAAGAACTTCTTGATGGCTGCGGATCGCTTCTCCGTCAGACCGTTAGAGAAGCAGGCGGTGCTGATGCCTTTTTTGTCAATATAATAAGTACCTATGATAAAGGCAGGAAAAAGGCGCGCCATAATCTGGAGAGATTGTACAAAAATAATGGAATTATTCATTACGAAGGCATTGTTCACAACCGTCTGGTTGGCGCCAGTAATCCGAAACCATCAAAAATCGAACTCATGCATTATGGCTACGATCTTGAGGAGAAGAAAGCAAACGAAAAATTCTTAAGAACAACCAATCTTCTTAAAAAAGATATCGCAGAAAATCCTGATGATCCGAGGCCGCACCATTATCTTGGAACTTCCTATCTCTCCCGGGGGATGCATGAAGAAGCGTTAAAAGAATCCATTCTGGCAATAAAACTAGCCGATCAACAAAACAATCAGCACCCTTTATATCTGTGGACCCATCATAATGCGGCCATATCATCTTATTTGTTTGGCAATCTCGAAAGTGCAGAATTCTACTCTCGAAAATCCATCAAAAAATATCCGGATCACTTAGATTCGCACTACACCTTAACACTTGTCTACGGAGAAAAAAATCAATGGGACAAGGTTGAACGACATGGGAACAAATTCCTGAAACTGGCAGATTATTTTGAAAACAATCCTGACAAGACCGATGTCGTCATCCACACGACCTTAAAAAACATTCCGGATATGCATCTTCTGCTCGGTCATGCCGCTCATCGCAATCAGAATTTTACTAAGATGGATAAGCATTATCAGGCGGCCCTGAAAATATCTGATTTCAAATGGCAGGTCTTATGGAATATCGCCACCTTTCATATTGACCACACAGGAGATATCCAGAGGGCGGAGCATTATCTTAAAATGGCGGTTGCCGAGGCTCCCAATGAATCTTCAATTTGGTATGCCTTCGCAAAATTGAATCACAAGACTGGCAATTACACTGAAGAAAAGAACTGTCTCGAGAAATTATACCGGCTTGGTCGCAAAGATGTGGTCGCCCTGAATCGACTGGCAGAATTGAGCCTAACGGCAGGGGATTTCAGTCTGGCATTAAGCGCCTCCAGTGTGGCGCTGGAAGCTGACTCGGAAAATTACCAGGCATTCTGTTACTTAGGAATTGCCTGCAAGGAAGAATCCCTTTTTGAAAAAGCGGTTGAGGCTTTCATGAAATCCATTGAAATTAATGACCGCTTTGCCCTTTCCTGGTTCCATCTGGCGGAAACATGCCTTTCGATGAATCGCTTTGATGAAGCTCGAACTTTTTTCAATCAGGTTCTTTCTCTTTCGAGTTCACTTTCAGTGGAAACCCTTATTTGTCAGTGCGAAATCGAACTGAGATGCAATCGCATCGATTCTTTTCTGGCAGTCTGCAGCAGGCTGCTTAACATCCTTAAGTTGGATATACAACGAGAGATTGGCTGTTTTGAAGACATCGCCATCATTCTGACTGATATTGCTTATTCAGTTCGCGAAAATCGGAAGGCCGTTAACCGGTTGACGGAAATGATTTCTTTGTTGTCCATTGACAGCCAAAAACTGATCGAGAATTTACTTTTGATCGAATCTGAACCAGATACAGAAAAAATTGAATTTGTGAGCAAGATGTTTCAAATAAATCCGGAACAAAGACCCGCAACTCGATCCTCATAG